From the genome of Papaver somniferum cultivar HN1 chromosome 2, ASM357369v1, whole genome shotgun sequence, one region includes:
- the LOC113347148 gene encoding protein CDC73 homolog, giving the protein MDPLSALRDFTIRGELDKIVKVNDEFRFGKDYSFPCSAETAYRSKQGNLYTIETLIYYIKNHHIKHTEYLQNARIQKIPSVTLPDRKPLLEYLQGKVLSNDAIEFVVPQHPKVDSVPFDIEEYRPDDPGMLRGDAQMGGDVEDDKTRVHEKIDYVEKIRSMERPLKDRELLLECRQRDFYTVLVASTRREEERQRLESQQRKDGLVAKSRLMGSDDRGFWKDGEDAGFDSNSKPKMHMKGSKIGEGVPIILVPSASQTLITIYNVKEFLEDGVFIPTDVKIKQMQGAKPDCITVQKKFSRDRVVTAYEVRDKPSALKAEDWDRVVAVFVLGKEWQFKDWPFKDHVEIFNKIIGFFLRFEDDSIESAKIVKQWNVKIISISKNKRHQDKTAALEVWGKLEEFVRSRSHN; this is encoded by the exons ATGGATCCTCTCTCTGCTCTAAGAGACTTCACAATCCGAGGTGAGTTAGATAAAATCGTTAAAGTTAACGATGAGTTTAGATTTGGTAAAGATTATTCATTCCCATGTTCAGCTGAAACTGCATATAGATCTAAACAAGGTAATCTCTAcacaattgaaaccctaatttattacATCAAGAACCATCATATTAAACATACAGAATATCTCCAAAACGCTCGTATACAAAAGATTCCATCAGTAACGTTACCTGATCGAAAACCCTTACTTGAATATCTTCAAGGTAAGGTTTTATCTAACGATGCTATTGAATTTGTTGTACCTCAACACCCTAAAGTTGATTCTGTACCGTTTGATATCGAAGAGTATAGACCTGATGATCCTGGTATGTTGCGCGGGGATGCGCAGATGGGGGGTGATGTAGAGGATGATAAAACTAGGGTTCATGAGAAAATTGATTATGTTGAGAAAATTAGGAGTATGGAGAGACCTTTGAAAGATAGGGAACTGTTACTGGAATGTAGACAGAGGGACTTTTATACTGTCCTTGTTGCGTCTACTAGACGGGAAGAAGAGAGGCAACGGTTGGAGTCCCAGCAGCGGAAGGATGGGTTAGTTGCAAAGAGTAGGTTAATGGGTTCAGATGATAGAGGGTTTTGGAAAGATGGGGAGGATGCAGGGTTTGATTCAAATTCGAAGCCGAAAATGCATATGAAAGGGAGTAAGATTGGGGAAGGAGTGCCGATTATATTGGTGCCTAGTGCTTCACAAACTCTAATTACGATTTATAATGTGAAGGAATTTTTGGAGGATGGAGTATTTATACCGACGGATGTTAAAATAAAACAGATGCAAGGTGCAAAACCGGATTGTATCACGGTGCAGAAGAAGTTTAGTAGAGATCGGGTGGTGACTGCTTATGAGGTGAGAGATAAGCCTTCGGCTTTGAAGGCGGAGGATTGGGATAGAGTGGTTGCTGTTTTTGTATTGGGTAAGGAGTGGCAGTTCAAGGATTGGCCTTTTAAGGATCATGTGGAGATTTTCAACAAAA TTATTGGATTTTTCTTGCGGTTTGAAGACGACAGCATTGAATCTGCAAAGATTGTGAAACAGTGGAATGTGAAGATTATCTCG ATTAGCAAGAACAAAAGACACCAAGACAAAACAGCAGCTCTAGAAGTTTGGGGAAAGCTGGAGGAATTCGTACGCTCACGATCACATAACTGA